In the genome of Flavobacteriales bacterium, one region contains:
- the rsmH gene encoding 16S rRNA (cytosine(1402)-N(4))-methyltransferase RsmH, whose protein sequence is MYHEPVLLEACIRGLNIEQPGVYVDATFGGGGHSKSILERITRDSRLLAFDQDPDAAANTTDDERFTLVNQNFRYLKRYLKLHKAIPAIGILADLGVSSHQFDTPGRGFSLRFDGPLDMRMDPMLPRSAGDIIREYSSEALANMLRLYGELPQANALARTISIVRQNTTINTTFQLRDAISKHLPRGKENSMLARVFQAIRIEVNDELSALREFLEQCTEVIAEGGRLVVISYHSLEDRLVKNFMRSGNWEGEIKTDLKGNVLAPFKPVIRKAIQPDEQEILTNPRARSAKLRIAERTSWA, encoded by the coding sequence ATGTATCATGAACCTGTACTCCTCGAAGCATGCATTCGGGGACTGAACATTGAACAACCAGGGGTTTATGTGGACGCCACCTTCGGAGGCGGGGGACACAGCAAATCCATCCTTGAAAGAATAACACGCGACAGCAGGCTGCTGGCATTTGATCAGGATCCGGATGCCGCTGCCAACACAACAGACGATGAAAGGTTCACTTTGGTAAACCAAAATTTCCGGTATTTGAAAAGGTACCTCAAGCTGCATAAAGCCATTCCGGCAATCGGCATCCTCGCCGATCTGGGTGTTTCCTCTCACCAGTTCGACACCCCCGGAAGAGGTTTCTCCCTCCGTTTCGACGGCCCCCTTGACATGAGAATGGATCCAATGCTCCCCCGATCCGCTGGTGACATCATTCGCGAATACAGTTCTGAAGCACTTGCAAATATGCTCCGCCTGTATGGTGAATTACCACAGGCAAATGCCCTAGCCCGCACCATCAGCATCGTACGACAAAACACCACCATCAACACCACCTTCCAACTGCGTGATGCCATCAGTAAGCACCTGCCACGAGGGAAGGAAAACAGCATGCTGGCCAGGGTCTTTCAAGCCATCCGCATTGAAGTCAACGATGAATTAAGTGCATTGCGGGAATTCCTTGAGCAATGCACCGAAGTGATTGCGGAAGGCGGCCGCCTCGTGGTCATCTCCTACCATTCCCTGGAAGATCGGTTGGTGAAAAACTTCATGCGCAGCGGCAACTGGGAAGGTGAAATCAAAACAGACTTGAAAGGGAATGTTCTGGCACCCTTCAAACCGGTCATCCGAAAAGCCATACAGCCAGATGAGCAGGAAATACTGACGAACCCCCGGGCACGCAGCGCCAAACTCCGGATCGCGGAAAGAACCTCATGGGCATGA
- a CDS encoding UDP-N-acetylmuramoyl-L-alanyl-D-glutamate--2,6-diaminopimelate ligase, translating to MMVLKEILYKAGIRDVLGSTDVVITSMTFDSRHAETYGLFVAIRGEKSDGHDYIAQAIENGAAAIVCETFPDEIRKEITYVQVNDSQQALGQMASNFYGNPSQKIKLVGVTGTNGKTTIATLLYKLFNNLGHPSGLLSTISYRIGHEEIPATHTTPDAIRINEMLARMVEKHCTHCFMEVSSHAVQQGRTSGLTFTGGIFTNLTHDHLDYHGSFDAYLKAKKKFFDQLPQDAFALVNKDDVHGEIMIQNCKALRKTYACHHLADFKCKILDNQFSGLHLLLDDTEIWTKLIGSFNASNMLAIYGAALLLGEDRMDVLTAISNLNPVEGRFQYIRAGNVTGIVDYAHTPDALENVLATVADIRTGNEQVITIIGCGGDRDKAKRPLMAAIACNHSDKVILTSDNPRSEDPHTIIKDMEAGVPGEHVRKCLTIPDRREAIKTACALARPGDIILLAGKGHEKYQEINGVRHPFDDLEVLKIQFDLTLNR from the coding sequence ATGATGGTGTTGAAAGAAATACTGTACAAGGCAGGCATCCGCGACGTGCTCGGCTCCACCGATGTGGTGATCACTTCGATGACCTTTGATTCACGTCATGCGGAAACATACGGCCTGTTCGTGGCGATCAGGGGAGAGAAGTCGGACGGCCATGATTACATCGCACAGGCGATCGAGAACGGTGCCGCAGCCATCGTGTGCGAAACCTTCCCGGATGAGATCCGCAAGGAGATCACCTATGTGCAGGTGAACGACAGTCAGCAGGCCCTGGGGCAGATGGCTTCCAATTTTTATGGGAATCCCTCTCAAAAAATCAAGCTGGTGGGTGTCACCGGAACGAACGGAAAAACAACCATTGCCACCCTTCTATACAAACTGTTCAACAACCTGGGACACCCATCCGGCTTGCTTTCTACCATCAGCTATCGCATCGGGCATGAAGAGATTCCCGCCACCCACACCACCCCGGATGCCATCCGGATCAACGAAATGCTGGCACGCATGGTGGAGAAGCATTGCACCCATTGCTTCATGGAGGTGAGTTCCCATGCCGTTCAGCAGGGACGCACGTCGGGCCTGACATTCACCGGCGGAATCTTCACCAACCTGACCCACGATCACCTCGACTACCACGGTTCGTTCGATGCCTACCTGAAGGCCAAAAAGAAGTTCTTCGATCAGCTACCGCAGGATGCTTTTGCGCTGGTGAACAAAGATGACGTGCACGGTGAGATCATGATCCAGAACTGCAAGGCACTGAGAAAAACATATGCATGCCACCACCTGGCAGATTTCAAGTGCAAGATCCTCGACAACCAGTTCTCCGGACTTCACCTCCTGCTGGATGACACCGAAATCTGGACCAAACTCATCGGAAGCTTCAACGCCTCCAATATGCTGGCGATTTACGGAGCTGCGCTGTTGCTTGGAGAAGATCGCATGGATGTGCTCACCGCCATCAGCAACCTCAACCCGGTTGAAGGACGCTTCCAGTACATACGGGCCGGAAATGTCACAGGCATCGTTGACTACGCACATACACCCGATGCGCTGGAAAATGTACTGGCAACCGTCGCCGATATCCGTACTGGAAATGAACAGGTGATCACCATCATCGGGTGCGGAGGTGACCGCGACAAAGCCAAACGACCCCTCATGGCCGCGATCGCTTGCAACCACAGCGACAAGGTGATCCTCACCTCAGATAATCCGAGAAGTGAAGACCCGCACACCATCATCAAGGATATGGAAGCCGGAGTACCCGGCGAACACGTGAGAAAATGCCTCACGATACCCGACAGGAGGGAGGCCATCAAAACCGCATGCGCACTGGCACGACCCGGAGACATCATCCTCCTGGCCGGAAAAGGCCACG
- the mraZ gene encoding division/cell wall cluster transcriptional repressor MraZ, translated as MSEFIGEYVCRLDAKGRFMLPVGLRKQMSPEARDSFVLNRGFEQHLTLYPMDEWQKITAQLKKLNLFVAKNRKFYRQFHNGATVLALDTTGRLLLPKPLMNFAGIGKDVTLFAYANRIEVWANDVYENVMKDTEDFASLAEEVMGSLPQQGEEGNVS; from the coding sequence ATGTCAGAATTCATAGGGGAATATGTGTGCAGGCTGGACGCCAAAGGCAGGTTTATGTTGCCTGTCGGCCTCCGCAAGCAGATGTCTCCCGAAGCCCGGGACAGCTTCGTGCTGAATCGTGGTTTCGAGCAGCATCTGACGCTGTACCCTATGGACGAATGGCAAAAGATCACGGCTCAACTGAAGAAACTAAATCTCTTTGTAGCCAAGAACAGAAAGTTTTACAGGCAGTTCCACAATGGTGCCACGGTACTCGCCCTGGATACAACAGGTCGGCTTCTGCTACCGAAGCCATTGATGAATTTCGCCGGGATAGGAAAAGACGTGACCCTGTTTGCCTACGCCAACAGGATCGAAGTTTGGGCCAACGATGTGTATGAAAATGTCATGAAGGACACGGAAGACTTTGCATCGCTGGCCGAAGAGGTGATGGGTTCGCTGCCGCAGCAGGGCGAGGAGGGAAATGTATCATGA
- a CDS encoding transpeptidase family protein, translated as MAKAKNNTLWRIYLVYFCISLFAILIFAQVVRIQTTERSHWLQLAEEQTMRYVDIDAARGNIFAQDGSLLATSIPIYEMRMDPSRDVIPDSVFNTRIDSLGLCLSRLFKDKSPKQYVAHIRNGRKHGNRYLLIQRNVRYTELKTAKEFPIFRLGRFKGGLIFTQKNRRIKPFQLLASRTIGYDREGIQSVGLEAAYRDYLKGVGGKRLMQRISGNLMMPVNDKNFIEPQDGYDIVTTLDVNLQDVAEHALLYQLEKHNAHHGSVVLMEVKTGRIKAIANLTRRTDDTYDEVYNYAIGESTEPGSTFKLASLMAGYEDGLISPEDSVDTKKGKTRFYDRIMNDAHEGGFGKITAQRAFEVSSNVGVSLLINNAYGQHPEKFVERLHTMGLGTKLGLDIPGEGKPYLKERKDPSWSGITLPWMSIGYETTMTPLQILTFYNAVANNGKMVKPQFVEEVKERGKTIRKFKTEVLNPSICSAKTIANARKMMEGVVDSGTAINLRNSIYPIAGKTGTAQIANAKYGYKGSGLSYQASFVGYFPADDPAYSCIVVVNAPSNNVYYGNLVAGPIFKEIADKVYAGSLNMHEAINLADAAHAPLPRTKVGLQKETTTVLNALQIPVKNESDTSEWVIIDRSDSTFTIQNKRIGNELKNGFVPNLSGMGASDALYILENYGLLVELNGAGRVIAQSIPPGTRFKWGQTIQLDLAT; from the coding sequence ATGGCGAAAGCGAAGAACAATACCCTCTGGAGGATTTACCTGGTGTACTTTTGCATCAGCCTCTTCGCCATTCTCATTTTCGCCCAGGTTGTCCGCATCCAAACCACCGAACGCAGCCACTGGTTGCAACTGGCGGAAGAACAAACGATGCGATATGTAGATATTGATGCGGCTCGCGGCAATATTTTCGCACAGGATGGCAGCCTCCTAGCCACCTCCATCCCCATCTATGAAATGCGCATGGACCCCAGCAGGGACGTTATTCCCGACTCGGTGTTCAATACCCGCATTGATTCACTGGGTCTTTGTTTATCAAGACTTTTTAAGGACAAATCCCCAAAGCAATACGTAGCCCACATCCGAAATGGACGCAAGCACGGCAACCGGTACCTCCTCATCCAACGGAATGTGCGGTATACCGAACTGAAAACAGCCAAAGAATTTCCCATTTTCCGACTGGGCCGGTTCAAGGGCGGACTCATTTTCACTCAAAAGAACCGGCGGATTAAACCCTTCCAATTACTCGCATCACGCACGATAGGATACGATCGCGAAGGCATCCAGTCGGTGGGCCTGGAAGCCGCATACCGCGATTACCTCAAAGGGGTAGGTGGAAAAAGACTGATGCAACGAATCAGTGGCAATCTCATGATGCCGGTGAATGACAAGAATTTCATTGAACCGCAGGATGGGTACGACATCGTGACCACCCTGGATGTGAACCTGCAGGACGTGGCCGAACATGCGCTCCTCTATCAACTTGAAAAACACAACGCCCACCACGGCTCTGTGGTGCTGATGGAAGTCAAAACCGGCCGTATCAAAGCCATCGCTAACCTCACAAGACGTACCGACGACACCTATGATGAAGTCTACAACTATGCCATAGGAGAGAGCACCGAACCGGGTTCTACTTTTAAACTGGCATCACTCATGGCCGGCTATGAAGATGGATTGATTTCACCTGAGGACAGCGTGGATACAAAGAAGGGAAAGACCAGGTTCTACGACCGCATCATGAATGATGCCCACGAAGGTGGATTTGGCAAGATCACAGCTCAGCGTGCCTTTGAAGTATCTTCCAATGTTGGTGTTTCCCTGCTGATCAACAACGCGTACGGACAGCATCCGGAAAAGTTTGTGGAACGGTTACATACCATGGGATTGGGCACCAAGCTAGGACTTGACATTCCGGGTGAGGGGAAACCTTACCTCAAGGAACGCAAAGACCCGTCGTGGTCCGGTATCACATTGCCCTGGATGTCCATCGGCTACGAAACCACCATGACACCCCTTCAGATACTGACCTTCTATAATGCGGTGGCCAACAACGGCAAAATGGTGAAACCACAATTCGTGGAGGAAGTGAAGGAGCGCGGCAAAACCATCAGAAAATTCAAGACGGAAGTCCTGAACCCATCCATCTGCTCAGCCAAAACCATTGCCAATGCCAGGAAAATGATGGAAGGCGTGGTTGACAGCGGTACCGCCATCAACCTGCGGAATTCCATCTACCCGATCGCCGGTAAAACAGGAACCGCCCAGATCGCCAACGCCAAGTACGGTTATAAGGGATCCGGCTTGAGCTACCAGGCTTCCTTCGTGGGTTATTTCCCGGCAGACGATCCCGCCTACTCCTGTATCGTGGTGGTGAACGCACCCTCCAACAACGTTTACTACGGCAACCTCGTCGCCGGCCCCATCTTTAAGGAAATTGCCGATAAAGTATATGCCGGCAGCCTCAACATGCACGAAGCCATCAACCTGGCTGATGCAGCCCATGCACCCCTGCCCAGAACAAAAGTGGGTTTGCAGAAAGAAACCACAACCGTACTGAACGCCCTCCAAATTCCTGTCAAAAATGAGAGCGATACTTCCGAATGGGTGATCATCGACCGAAGTGACAGCACCTTCACCATACAGAACAAGCGCATCGGAAACGAATTGAAAAACGGCTTTGTTCCCAACCTGTCGGGTATGGGTGCAAGCGATGCCCTCTACATACTTGAGAATTACGGACTCCTGGTGGAACTGAACGGCGCCGGCCGCGTGATCGCGCAAAGCATTCCTCCCGGAACCCGGTTCAAGTGGGGTCAAACCATACAACTCGACCTGGCGACATGA